Proteins found in one Microbacterium sp. LWS13-1.2 genomic segment:
- a CDS encoding sugar-transfer associated ATP-grasp domain-containing protein — protein MPSQGLALSNRLRYLAWRVRRIDVGSVVERARETAHAHGRWTPAVMVDMLWSAGFRQVGFQDYVDYDFAILNRAERATYMTHPVSNELSQKYDHPDYRGLFQDKVEFDRTFSDFLRRDWMVVEEGNADAVRAFAEKQGTIVTKEPVGQAGTGVHRYHAADITDWHEFHRGLLSRGELLIEEVIRQHADLAAVCPGTVNTTRVTAFFDGETTHILAMAQKFGRGAVSDQMTFGGFYTMLDQNGHAVGPGYDSHGHVHVTHPDSGFTIADFQLPMIDQVKEFVDRIARVVPQIQYVGWDIVVTPEGPVLVEGNWGAGVYENKPSVTGIRTGHKPRYREAIGF, from the coding sequence ATGCCTTCTCAGGGCCTCGCCCTCTCGAACCGCCTTCGATATCTCGCCTGGCGTGTCCGTCGCATTGATGTCGGATCCGTGGTCGAGCGGGCGAGGGAGACCGCCCATGCGCACGGCAGATGGACCCCGGCCGTGATGGTCGACATGCTGTGGTCGGCCGGTTTCAGGCAAGTCGGCTTTCAGGACTACGTCGACTACGACTTCGCGATCCTGAACCGCGCCGAGCGGGCGACCTACATGACGCACCCGGTGTCGAACGAGCTGTCTCAGAAGTACGACCATCCCGATTACCGCGGTCTGTTCCAGGACAAGGTCGAGTTCGACCGCACGTTCAGCGACTTCCTCCGTCGCGACTGGATGGTCGTCGAGGAGGGCAACGCCGACGCCGTGCGCGCCTTCGCCGAGAAGCAGGGCACGATCGTCACCAAGGAGCCCGTCGGCCAGGCCGGGACCGGCGTGCACCGCTACCACGCCGCCGACATCACCGACTGGCACGAGTTCCACCGCGGCCTGCTCTCGCGTGGCGAGCTGCTGATCGAGGAGGTCATCCGCCAGCACGCGGACCTTGCCGCGGTCTGCCCCGGCACGGTCAACACCACCCGCGTCACGGCCTTCTTCGACGGGGAGACCACGCACATCCTGGCCATGGCGCAGAAGTTCGGCCGCGGCGCGGTGAGCGACCAGATGACATTCGGCGGCTTCTACACGATGCTCGACCAGAACGGCCATGCGGTCGGCCCCGGGTACGACTCGCACGGGCATGTTCATGTCACGCACCCCGACAGCGGCTTCACGATCGCCGACTTCCAGCTGCCGATGATCGACCAGGTCAAGGAGTTCGTCGACCGGATCGCGCGCGTCGTCCCGCAGATCCAGTACGTCGGCTGGGACATCGTGGTCACCCCCGAAGGCCCGGTGCTCGTCGAGGGCAACTGGGGCGCCGGCGTCTACGAGAACAAGCCCAGCGTCACCGGCATCCGCACGGGGCACAAGCCGCGCTACCGCGAGGCCATCGGTTTCTGA
- a CDS encoding alanine racemase C-terminal domain-containing protein, translated as MSSSIPGRGVPVPGSAPRSSPVARISRGALTANARAACERGIRSFDPSVLDADAWGHGRSLVHEVLEAQGLVAAEAPVFTADGSAIARPSTTLMPSTLFGLPGAGPSTTAVLRLTGTVLSVKDLRTGEGVSYGYAYRAAADTRISLVTGGYAQGIVRALGGAVDVAIAGRRHPIVGRVAMDVCVVEISDAAVRRGDEVLFLGDPSLGEPSLSSWVQATGLSEGELITTVGLRAIREEAP; from the coding sequence GTGAGTTCCTCGATCCCTGGGCGCGGCGTGCCCGTGCCGGGATCGGCTCCCCGCAGCAGCCCGGTCGCCCGGATCTCACGGGGCGCGCTCACCGCGAACGCCCGTGCTGCGTGTGAGCGCGGCATCCGCTCGTTCGATCCGTCGGTCCTCGATGCGGATGCCTGGGGCCACGGCCGTTCACTCGTGCACGAGGTTCTCGAGGCTCAGGGGCTCGTCGCGGCGGAAGCGCCCGTCTTCACGGCCGACGGATCGGCCATCGCGCGACCTTCGACCACGCTCATGCCGTCGACGCTGTTCGGACTCCCGGGCGCCGGCCCGTCCACGACAGCTGTGCTGCGCCTCACCGGCACCGTGCTGTCGGTCAAGGACCTCCGCACGGGCGAGGGCGTGTCGTACGGGTACGCCTACCGAGCAGCCGCCGACACCCGCATCTCCCTCGTGACGGGCGGCTACGCGCAGGGCATCGTCCGCGCGCTGGGCGGCGCCGTCGACGTCGCCATCGCCGGCCGTCGCCACCCCATCGTCGGGCGCGTCGCGATGGACGTCTGCGTCGTGGAGATCTCGGATGCCGCCGTGCGGCGCGGCGACGAGGTGCTGTTCCTCGGCGACCCCTCGCTGGGCGAGCCGTCGCTCTCGAGCTGGGTTCAGGCGACCGGCCTCAGCGAGGGGGAGCTCATCACGACGGTGGGGCTTCGCGCCATCCGCGAGGAGGCTCCGTGA
- a CDS encoding alanine racemase — protein MTARLHVDLSALTANIARVRETVAPAELMLVVKDDAYGHGLEAVVQTATTAGVTWFGAFDVRTGTAVRAAAGDAARIFTWIAASRDDLRTAIAAHLDLGIGDAELLEELADAASDAAGAPRVHLKIDTGLHRNGVRPEEWSTFVARAAALQAAGRIDVVGVWSHIAEASDAEDDDARAVFERALHEAEAVGIRPHVRHLAASAASFARPEFRYDMVRVGAFCYGIRSAGGPSADTLGLRTIARLEAEVVAVHEETVRIDIGAADGLPSSLRGRAMVGTPAGARRLGPVGGAQSLVDAWTGAAVGDVVTIYGPGGSGEGTATDLAEVIGTIGEEIAVRVSPLIARVYT, from the coding sequence GTGACGGCGCGACTGCACGTCGATCTGTCGGCGCTCACGGCCAACATCGCGCGGGTGCGCGAGACCGTCGCGCCCGCCGAGCTCATGCTCGTCGTCAAGGACGACGCGTACGGCCACGGTCTGGAAGCCGTCGTGCAGACGGCCACGACCGCCGGCGTCACGTGGTTCGGCGCATTCGACGTGCGGACCGGAACCGCCGTGCGCGCCGCTGCCGGCGACGCGGCCCGCATCTTCACCTGGATCGCCGCGTCGCGCGACGATCTGCGCACCGCCATCGCAGCGCACCTGGACCTCGGGATCGGCGACGCCGAGCTCCTGGAGGAGCTCGCGGATGCCGCATCCGACGCCGCCGGCGCGCCGCGGGTGCATCTCAAGATCGACACCGGGCTGCACCGCAACGGCGTCCGCCCGGAGGAGTGGAGCACGTTCGTCGCGCGGGCCGCTGCGCTGCAGGCCGCGGGGCGGATCGACGTCGTCGGTGTCTGGAGCCACATCGCCGAGGCCTCGGATGCCGAGGACGACGACGCGCGCGCCGTGTTCGAGCGGGCGCTGCACGAGGCAGAGGCCGTCGGCATCCGCCCTCACGTCCGGCATCTGGCTGCCAGCGCCGCGTCGTTCGCGCGCCCTGAGTTCCGCTACGACATGGTGCGGGTGGGGGCGTTCTGCTACGGCATCCGATCTGCGGGCGGACCGTCGGCCGACACACTCGGACTGCGCACGATCGCCCGGCTCGAGGCCGAGGTGGTCGCCGTGCACGAGGAGACCGTGCGGATCGACATCGGTGCAGCCGACGGGCTGCCGTCCTCGCTGCGTGGTCGCGCCATGGTCGGCACACCGGCTGGTGCGCGCAGGCTCGGCCCGGTGGGCGGTGCGCAGTCCCTCGTCGACGCATGGACCGGTGCCGCGGTCGGAGACGTCGTGACGATCTACGGCCCGGGCGGATCCGGCGAGGGGACGGCGACCGACCTCGCCGAGGTCATCGGCACGATCGGCGAAGAGATCGCGGTGAGGGTCTCGCCGCTGATCGCGCGCGTCTATACGTGA